In Phyllopteryx taeniolatus isolate TA_2022b chromosome 13, UOR_Ptae_1.2, whole genome shotgun sequence, the following are encoded in one genomic region:
- the vps29 gene encoding vacuolar protein sorting-associated protein 29 isoform X1 yields the protein MHIPHFFHPAFVSPINQAVHRLVLVLGDLHIPHRCNTLPAKFKKLLVPGKIQHILCTGNLCTKESYDYLKTLAGDVHIVRGDFDENLNYPEQKVVTVGQFKIGLIHGHQVIPWGDMASLALLQRQLDVDILISGHTHKFEAFENENKFYINPGSATGAYSALESNIIPSFVLMDIQASTVVTYVYQLIGDDVKVERIEYKKS from the exons ATGCACATTCCACACTTCTTCCATCCCGCTTTCGTGTCTCCAATCAACCAGGCTGTTCACCGG TTGGTCCTGGTGTTAGGCGACCTGCACATCCCACACCGCTGCAACACGCTGCCGGCCAAGTTCAAGAAGCTTCTGGTGCCGGGAAAGATCCAACACATCCTCTGCACGGGAAATCTGTGCACCAAGGAGAGCTACGACTACCTGAAGACGCTCGCCGGCGACGTCCACATCGTACGCGGGGACTTTGACGAG AACCTGAACTACCCGGAGCAGAAGGTGGTGACGGTGGGCCAGTTCAAGATCGGCCTGATCCACGGCCACCAGGTGATCCCGTGGGGGGACATGGCCAGCCTGGCGCTGCTGCAGCGGCAGCTGGACGTCGACATCCTCATCTCGGGACACACGCACAAGTTCGAGGCCTTCGAGAACGAGAACAAGTTCTACATCAACCCCGGATCTGCCACCGGAGCCTACAGCGCGCTAGAAAG CAACATCATCCCGTCGTTCGTGCTGATGGACATCCAGGCGTCCACGGTGGTGACGTACGTCTACCAGCTGATCGGAGACGACGTCAAAGTCGAAAGAATCGAGTACAAGAAGTCTTAA
- the eif5 gene encoding eukaryotic translation initiation factor 5: MSVNVNRSVLDQFYRYKMPRLIAKVEGKGNGIKTVIVNMVDVAKALNRPPTYPTKFFGCELGAQTQFDTKNDRYIVNGSHEANKLQDMLDGFIRKFVLCAECDNPETDLNVNPKKQTIGTSCKACGYRGMLDTRHKLCTFILKNPPEASDSGSATAKKEKEKKNRKKDKENGSGSGEAGNQENFDAPDAVDGDDDDEDWGEETTKEAQRRRMEEISDHAKNMTLSEDLEKPLEERVNLFYNFVKQRKESGAVDAADKEILAEAERLDVKAMGPLILSELLFDDNIREQLKKYNRHFLRFCHNNKKAQKYLLGGFECVVKLHQVQLLQRVPIILKDLYDADLLDEDVIFAWAEKVSKKYVSKELAKEIHAKAAPFIKWLKEAEEESEGSDEDDRNVEVVYSPSARELKVEAVKAEKPEKEEEDIDIDAI; the protein is encoded by the exons ATGTCTGTCAACGTCAACCGCAGCGTGTTGGACCAGTTCTACCGCTACAAGATGCCCCGTCTGATCGCCAAG gtGGAAGGCAAAGGGAATGGAATCAAGACGGTCATTGTCAACATGGTCGATGTTGCAAAGGCGCTGAACAGGCCTCCAACAT ACCCGACCAAGTTTTTTGGCTGTGAACTCGGCGCTCAAACCCAGTTTGATACCAAAAACGACCGCTACATCGTCAACGGCTCGCACGAGGCCAACAAGCTGCAGGACATGCTGGACGGGTTCATCAGAAAGTTTGTGCTGTGCGCCGAGTGCGACAACCCAGAAACTGATCTG AACGTCAATCCCAAGAAGCAAACCATCGGCACCTCCTGCAAGGCGTGCGGGTACCGCGGCATGCTCGACACCAGACACAAACTCTGCACCTTCATTCTCAAAAACCCACCAG AGGCCAGCGACAGCGGCTCTGCCACCGCCaaaaaggagaaggagaagaagaaccGCAAGAAGGACAAGGAGAACGGCTCTGGAAGCGGAGAGGCCGGAAACCAGGAGAACTTCGACGCTCCCGACGCCGTG GACGGagatgacgacgacgaggacTGGGGGGAGGAGACCACCAAGGAGGCCCAGAGGAGGCGAATGGAGGAGATCAGCGACCACGCCAAGAACATGACGCTCAGCGAAGACCTGGAGAAACCTCTGGAGGAGAGAGTCAACCTCTTCTACAACTTTGTCAAA CAAAGGAAGGAGAGCGGCGCGGTGGACGCGGCCGACAAGGAGATCCTGGCCGAGGCCGAGCGTCTGGACGTGAAGGCCATGGGCCCGCTCATCCTCAGCGAGCTGCTCTTTGACGACAACATCCGCGAGCAGCTCAAGAAGTACAATCGACACTTCCTGCGG TTCTGCCACAACAACAAGAAGGCCCAGAAGTACCTGCTGGGAGGCTTCGAGTGCGTGGTGAAGCTGCACCAAGTCCAGCTGCTGCAGAGAGTTCCCATCATCCTCAAAGACTTGTACGACGCAGACCTGCTGGATGAGGACGTCATCTTCGCCTGGGCTGAGAAG GTTTCCAAAAAGTATGTCTCCAAGGAGCTGGCCAAAGAGATCCACGCCAAGGCGGCGCCCTTCATCAAGTGGCTGAAGGAGGCCGAGGAGGAGAGCGAGGGCAGCGACGAAGACGACCGCAACGTCGAG GTGGTTTATTCCCCTTCGGCCCGCGAGCTCAAAGTGGAGGCGGTGAAAGCGGAAAAGCCGgagaaggaagaggaagacATCGATATCGACGCCATCTGA
- the vps29 gene encoding vacuolar protein sorting-associated protein 29 isoform X2: MLVLVLGDLHIPHRCNTLPAKFKKLLVPGKIQHILCTGNLCTKESYDYLKTLAGDVHIVRGDFDENLNYPEQKVVTVGQFKIGLIHGHQVIPWGDMASLALLQRQLDVDILISGHTHKFEAFENENKFYINPGSATGAYSALESNIIPSFVLMDIQASTVVTYVYQLIGDDVKVERIEYKKS, from the exons ATG TTGGTCCTGGTGTTAGGCGACCTGCACATCCCACACCGCTGCAACACGCTGCCGGCCAAGTTCAAGAAGCTTCTGGTGCCGGGAAAGATCCAACACATCCTCTGCACGGGAAATCTGTGCACCAAGGAGAGCTACGACTACCTGAAGACGCTCGCCGGCGACGTCCACATCGTACGCGGGGACTTTGACGAG AACCTGAACTACCCGGAGCAGAAGGTGGTGACGGTGGGCCAGTTCAAGATCGGCCTGATCCACGGCCACCAGGTGATCCCGTGGGGGGACATGGCCAGCCTGGCGCTGCTGCAGCGGCAGCTGGACGTCGACATCCTCATCTCGGGACACACGCACAAGTTCGAGGCCTTCGAGAACGAGAACAAGTTCTACATCAACCCCGGATCTGCCACCGGAGCCTACAGCGCGCTAGAAAG CAACATCATCCCGTCGTTCGTGCTGATGGACATCCAGGCGTCCACGGTGGTGACGTACGTCTACCAGCTGATCGGAGACGACGTCAAAGTCGAAAGAATCGAGTACAAGAAGTCTTAA